Genomic window (Acropora muricata isolate sample 2 chromosome 11, ASM3666990v1, whole genome shotgun sequence):
AAACAAGCAACTCAcgcaataaaaattatttcaggtGGGTTTTCTTGGAATAACAGTATCACTACGGTTTTTCCGTGTTTTCTATTTCAAATGAGTCCCGCAAGATGCAAAGCAGGCGTTTTGGTCTTTGTAGTTTGCCAGCCGGCGCAGATAATTTCAACGGGAATATATATGAAAGCAAATGGCAAACTTAAATGTTAACGTAGTTAATATGTCCAAAGGTAGTTTTTAAACTCTCTGTGTTTTCCGCAAGAACTGGATAAACTCGTTTTGTTTCTAAgctgttgaaaataaaaaggcATGTAGTTTCGCTCAGAGTGAAACTTGAAGCACGCAGAAATGTGTAAATGGTTCTTGCTTAAGATTGACATCTGCACTTTTgcattcagcaaaaaaaaacaatgtggtAAAATATGATCTCTAAGTTATTCATTTTACTCCAATTTCCCATTTCATCATCGCATTTGAATAGTACAAGTAATAGGGCTattgcagaaaatttgaaaatggcttttttcttttttaattaaaaatgtatTGTTTCGCATAAATTCGTGAAATTTTTACCAACATGATTTGGTCTACAATTTCTTATCCCAGAGCGGTGTTTAGTCATGTTTACGAAACTCTCAAGTTGACTTGAGACTCGAACTCTTCAGAGTCGAGTGAGTTCGATGAAGGCAACTAtgtattaaaagcaaaacaagGACTAAGCACTCAGCCGCCCCCAGTAAACAATACTCGCAAGTACTCACTGCTtgggtttgaaaaaaaaaatacgaggCGTAATCTTTTTTGATGCACACAacaaatgaaaaacttttgtttcTCCAACACATTAACACTTTCAGAAACAAAGACGGACGAGTGAATATGTGGCTTAATGTTTTATTCATAGTGCTtcgttattttatttctctttCGCTGGTATTCCTTTTGTGACTTTTTGTTCCTCTCAAAAACATTGTAACACTGAGAACCTTACTTGTTCTCTTTTCGTGATGTAAAAACTACGGACATGCGTTTATTGCAAAGTGATTGTTTCAAATAGATTGAGTATCCGTCGTTGTAATTTACTGTGAACCAGTAATATAAGCTAtgctttcctttgttttctttgctagTTTGGGCTATTTTTCGCTAATCTTAGAGCAAACGAAGGTTGATTCAATTTGTTAAGATCCATTCTTATAAATTGCTCAACTCCTCCTCTTTTTCTCAGCAAGTAAACACTACCGACAATCAATTATAGCTCTCGCACACCGGTAACGCATCACCTAATGTGAAAAACTCTGGAACAAACTCCTTCTAACCTCAACCATAGCTTGAAAATAAACCGGCGCTGAGATCATAAGAACACCTTCTTGCTTGTATGATTTCACAAAAGCCTGAGATAAACAAAGAAGGATATATGTCAAGGCTTACAGAGCATCTCATAAACCCTTAAGTAGAAGGAGACATATTGTTTGCCAAACATTTCGTTGTCAATTTTGATTCTCCACGCCGTCATTTTCCACTGCTGTTCCAATGCTTTTTTGACAATCTAAATCATCTTCgatgcaaaaaaaggaaaataggaaagaaaCTGACTAATTATTGGTGACATTTAAGCAGCCAAGCTCAATGAAATTTCAGCGTTTGACGAGACTAAGAAATGGTTGTAATTCGAATTTGGGTTTGACTTGGAAAAGGACTATCTTCAAAGACTGCTGAACCTTTATCTCTTCGTCTTAATTTCAGACACGCATTTACTGAGAGCATTAAAAGGCAATTTTCTACAGCTACCTGGCATCTTATAACATGAAAATATACATAATAAAGAAGCCTTTATGAGGCGAACAGACCTGAATCGAGACTACAAAATCGAAAACATACCATTTTctgaaaagttaaaaacaaaatgatCCCATCTCAAATGAGGCTGGTTGGTTGTAACAGCTGTTATGTCACACGAATATACTGTTTGCGTTTTACTAGCACTTATTGAAAGAGTCTTCTTGGACATTACATCCAGCACAAATTGTACAGTTCTTTAAATACAACACCCATGGCTTCAAATGTCGCCTTCAGTCTTGGCGTATAGGTTTAAAATTGACTTTAGATTCACGGAAGCGACAATAGAAACAGCACTGCCATTGTTCTTGCTTTGTTCGCTAAATCACACACACGATATTTTCTCTAATTACGCTACCAGTTCCAATATGGATTTGAAGGGGCGCTGTACGATGATGTTACAGGGGGAAAATGATAAAAGTCTGAAGGATCGTGCCGTAAATATCCAAAATTATTAACTGGGGCACATGGCTGTCCATCGCGCACTAAAACAGGCACCGGTACAGTTCTTGGTGCGAACAAAGGTGCGCCATCACTTAACACTCCTTTTTCAAAACTCTGTTTCTTGTACTTGTAGCGATGATTCTGAAACCATATTTTGACTTGTGTCGGGCTCAAGTTTATAATCCGTGCGAGTTGTTCCCGCTCCGGCGCCGATAAATAGCGCTGTTGACGAAACCGTCTCTCAAGTTCGTACGTTTGCGCTTTGCTAAACAGCACACGGCGTTTGCGTTTCTTTGGCGGATTATTCAGATCGCCCTGAGATTCTTCTTGGTCTGTTATTTCTTCGTTTGTGGCTGAAGTCGAAGGTTTTTCTGTAGGGCTCAGAAGTCCATCTataacaggaaaaacaaaacatttgatCAGCACGAAGTACATGAGAAGATACCTAAATCACATATATGGACTTGTAAACTTTATTCGAAATTAAGTGAAATGCTCTTACAAGAACCACTTTCAGCTATCCACGCGGCGTAAACAAAAGACTCCACAAGTACTCAATATCAAACAACTCTCAAAATGGGTATTTTTCATTACAACCGTCGCTTTGATTCGGAGCATAGTGTCTGAAAAAACTTTTCGTGTAGAAGAAATTCGCACGCTAACTCAATGGGCTTTCAGTCAAAGGAATCGAGTCCTGCTTTGCTATTTAACCAGCTTGAAGTCTAGTGCTTCAAAACGAAACTTGGTTTACCGTTGATCTCTATTGAAGAAGATACCGAATCAAGTTCATCCTTACTTGTGTAGGAGCACTCTTGGACTTGATTAAATACGAGAGGACAACATGATGGGCTTCGAGAATTTCCTTCGGAGCATTGCGTTGATTCAAGTGTAGTTTCACTTTTGGGTAAACCTATACTGTTTTCTGGAAGATTAAGAATATCCTTGACCGAGAACGAAGTCATCTCAAGCGCTCGATCGCGTGCGTTCATGGATCTCAAATTGCCTTCATTACCGTGCTCCTGTCGACCCACGTTTCAGTACTTATAGTCCCCGCTCCGACGCGATTCGCAACAGCTTCGTATAGATTGGGGCGTGCCCAGACCCTCAAGTGGTGAACAAGATGTTTGACATTAAACAAATGTTGCCCGAATTCTCCTAAGTCAACTTCTATTGATAGGTTAAGGTGGTGACGAAGTTGACATCACAATTAATTAGGAAGATAGCAATTGAATATCCTGTCAATCGTAAAATGCATTTCGAGTGACAGATCTGCCCTAAAAGGTTCTTTTTGACAAGTCACGCAGGGCGGTCGCTTTGCTAGTGTTTCTGTCCCCTGCTTAGAATTCAGACAACCGTTGCTTCTGGTTCATTTTTTGAAGGGTCTCTTGGTGATTGCAGTACTGACGTTAAAAACTTACTTGAAGAGACCCTCTCTTCTTACATTCGTTTGTCCTAGCCATCGAACTGGCACACATCCCATCattcaaccctcttcaatttTCTGAAAGATCGATATAATCGAAATTGAAAGCTTGAATACTTACTAATGGCCGATCGGAAGGGCTTGCTGTTGGATTAATGATAAAAATCTGTAAAAAATTTACACCTTGTATAATCACTTATGCTCTTCCTTAATTTTGGTCTGGTTGCCTATTTTCGCTTTCACTTACGTCTTCACGTTGTTTTTTGACTGTTTATTTCGATTTGCACGCgggtttcattgttttttttgtgtatCCACAGTCGTGCCGCTTGAGAAAGAACTCGTCATTTTATAAGAAGTTCATATTGACCGCCTGAAATATAAATGCACTTGTCTCGTTATTGGCACCGGGTGTTTTTCCACACGCGACAGCCACGAAGTGGCATCCTACTCATTATGAAGAACATTTGCAAACTGTCAATATTTTAATTATAAGAGTGTTCGCTTGATTCTCGCTTTATAAGTTAGAATCTAATGGCTATATCTCCCTTTAACAGCATTTTTATTGTCTCTTTTCTATCGTTAGCGGTTAAAATCATTCTTGTTCTCTTGTAATTATGAAAAGAAGCTGTATTCTTTCTGTAAAACTCAAGAACAAGCGGGGGTGGTATGGGTCTTTCGCTTTATGCCGTGTAGTATCCAGGCGTGCTTATGTTGTCAGCTGTAAAGGCTCTAATTTTTCTCCTTTTAAATGCGTTTCTTAGACAAAACTGAGGTCACTAGCTCGGAAGtggaattttatttgtttttttttttttggaaatagaGCTTCACTCGACTTGAACGTTACGGAAAATGGTTGAAAGACCTGAATGCACGCCGGGATTAGTTTACAACTACGTTATAATTCTTCCTTGCCGTGTTGAGAGGTAAAATAATGGCTCTTACTTCATAAACTAAACAACTGGCTCTCTGGAAGGGTTTTCCGAGTCAAGATTAGTTGATAATTTCAAAATGAGTTGGTAGGATGTAACACCTTTATTAAAGTTTTACCGACGCACAAATTATCCATGTGGGGATTAAAAAAAGGATAAACGGATAGAGTAGAACGACCAGGATCAAAGCACACTTGGACCAACCTTTTGTCCTCCTCACCTAtcgttcaaaaaattcaaacaagTATCTCCTGATATTCCcgcaaaatttttttcttatctttctaGGTTTCGGGTTCCTTATAACAGCTCAAAGAACATTGCTTTTCCAATTTCAAATGCTAATTATCTCT
Coding sequences:
- the LOC136889876 gene encoding homeobox protein XENK-2-like yields the protein MNARDRALEMTSFSVKDILNLPENSIGLPKSETTLESTQCSEGNSRSPSCCPLVFNQVQECSYTNGLLSPTEKPSTSATNEEITDQEESQGDLNNPPKKRKRRVLFSKAQTYELERRFRQQRYLSAPEREQLARIINLSPTQVKIWFQNHRYKYKKQSFEKGVLSDGAPLFAPRTVPVPVLVRDGQPCAPVNNFGYLRHDPSDFYHFPPVTSSYSAPSNPYWNW